A single region of the Pectinophora gossypiella chromosome 2, ilPecGoss1.1, whole genome shotgun sequence genome encodes:
- the LOC126372614 gene encoding uncharacterized protein LOC126372614 isoform X1, which yields MARLVFVALALGLCACAFAAPGYGGGSSGGGGGYGGGGGFGGGGGFGGGKGGSGGGGSGGGGGFGGGHGGGGGLGGGNGGGHGGGGGLGGGNGGGYGGGGGGGLGGGNGGGHGGHGGGGNGGYGGSGGFGGSSASAKASASASAGAGSGGGGYGGHKGGYGR from the exons ATGGCTCGGCTTGTGTTCGTTGCTCTAGCCTTAGGGCTGTGTGCTTGTGCCTTTGCTGCACCAG GTTATGGAGGCGGTAGTAGCGGTGGTGGCGGAGGATACGGTGGAGGAGGTGGATTCGGAGGCGGTGGTGGATTCGGAGGCGGTAAAGgaggcagcggcggcggcggcagcggaggcggcggcggctttggcggcggTCATGGCGGTGGAGGCGGCCTAGGAGGCGGCAACGGCGGCGGTCACGGAGGTGGTGGCGGCCTTGGAGGCGGCAACGGGGGCGGTTACGGAGGTGGAGGCGGTGGCGGTCTCGGCGGCGGTAACGGAGGCGGTCACGGTGGACACGGCGGCGGCGGAAACGGCGGCTATGGTGGCAGCGGCGGCTTCGGTGGCTCTAGCGCCAGCGCCAAGGCTTCAGCCTCGGCCTCCGCCGGCGCTGGCAGCGGTGGCGGCGGCTACGGCGGACATAAAGGAGGATACGG ACGTTAA
- the LOC126372614 gene encoding ctenidin-1-like isoform X2, producing MARLVFVALALGLCACAFAAPGYGGGSSGGGGGYGGGGGFGGGGGFGGGKGGSGGGGSGGGGGFGGGHGGGGGLGGGNGGGHGGGGGLGGGNGGGHGGHGGGGNGGYGGSGGFGGSSASAKASASASAGAGSGGGGYGGHKGGYGR from the exons ATGGCTCGGCTTGTGTTCGTTGCTCTAGCCTTAGGGCTGTGTGCTTGTGCCTTTGCTGCACCAG GTTATGGAGGCGGTAGTAGCGGTGGTGGCGGAGGATACGGTGGAGGAGGTGGATTCGGAGGCGGTGGTGGATTCGGAGGCGGTAAAGgaggcagcggcggcggcggcagcggaggcggcggcggctttggcggcggTCATGGCGGTGGAGGCGGCCTAGGAGGCGGCAACGGCGGCGGTCACGGAG GCGGTGGCGGTCTCGGCGGCGGTAACGGAGGCGGTCACGGTGGACACGGCGGCGGCGGAAACGGCGGCTATGGTGGCAGCGGCGGCTTCGGTGGCTCTAGCGCCAGCGCCAAGGCTTCAGCCTCGGCCTCCGCCGGCGCTGGCAGCGGTGGCGGCGGCTACGGCGGACATAAAGGAGGATACGG ACGTTAA
- the LOC126372653 gene encoding ATP-dependent RNA helicase laf-1-like, which produces MVVAVNMARVIWCVVLLVLVACGDCGVHVKRVRRGYNSGYGDSSSGYGRGSDERDASVSEESGGCSSGGGYGRGYNSNGGRELAYNRDGRPTSDTRGGRSFIKSTASAAASASSYTLNQKNAV; this is translated from the exons ATGGTGGTAGCAGTCAACATGGCGAGGGTCATCTGGTGTGTGGTGCTCTTGGTGCTGGTGGCATGTGGTGACTGTGGTGTACATG TGAAGCGTGTAAGACGTGGCTACAACAGCGGTTACGGTGATAGCAGTAGCGGGTACGGGCGCGGGAGCGACGAGCGAGACGCCAGTGTTAGCGAGGAGAGTGGCGGGTGCAGTAGCGGAGGCGGTTATGGGAGAGG ATACAACAGCAATGGCGGTCGAGAGCTGGCGTACAACCGTGACGGCCGGCCGACGTCGGACACGCGCGGCGGACGCTCCTTCATCAAGTCCACCGCTTCCGCTGCCGCCTCCGCTTCCTCTTACACCCTGAACCAGAAGAACGCTGTATAA
- the LOC126372690 gene encoding heterogeneous nuclear ribonucleoprotein A0-like, producing MARLAVLTVLAVAAVCFAAPPPGRGPKDDSAPPRGEEGDNHRVRRHYVGGLNEYGGGGGGGGGGYGGYGGHGGHGGHGGHGSGLGAVGVPLTQSFSKSSASASSQSGGAVLG from the exons ATGGCAAGGTTGGCAGTATTGACCGTTTTGGCTGTAGCAGCAGTCTGCTTCGCCGCGCCTCCTCCAGGACGTGGTCCTAAAGATGATTCCGCTCCTCCGAGAGGTGAAGAAG GTGACAACCACCGTGTGAGGAGGCATTACGTTGGGGGTTTGAATGAGTAcggcggaggcggcggcggcggcggtggcggctaTGGCGGCTACGGCGGTCATGGTGGCCACGGTGGTCATGGCGGCCACGGTAGCGGTCTAGGCGCCGTGGGCGTGCCGCTCACGCAATCCTTCTCTAAATCCTCGGCCAGCGCCAGCTCCCAGAGCGGGGGCGCTGTCTTGGGATAA